The Flavobacterium johnsoniae genomic sequence CCTCTTGAGGTTTCTTATTCTATTTTTAATAGAAATAAAGCGAGCATAAATTTAAATACTGGAGGTTTTGTTGGAAGGTTAATTTCGAACAATGTTGCTTTAGATGGTCATAATATTGGACAAAATACAACTGCAAACGATTATGTTTATGGTTCTACTTTGAGCAGTACGGTTCAATACCGTGTCTACAAAAAAACCAATGTTTTTGTTGAACCTGCGGTGAATTATTATATTAATCCATTAAACAATCAGTCTTTCAACCAGTTTCAGTGGGGTTTAAATTTTGGTTTAAATGTTTCTTTCTAAACTTAATTTGTAGTACTTTTCAGAAAAAAAAAATAAAATTCATTTTTCATGGACTTTACAATTTCTGAAATAAATTCAAAATCAATTTCAAAAGACTTATTTAATGCTAAAGAAGTTGTTTTTGATAAAGCAAGTTTAGAATTGGCTAATCTTCAAAAAGAAGACGAAAGTGACGAATATAGTGCCTTTCGCTTTTCTTTAAACAATAAAAAAATCTGTTATAGAGAAGCCAAAATAACGCCAACTAAAACAGGGCAATTTGTTACTTTATGGAAAAGAAATAAAACAGGAATTATCGAACCTTTTGATTTTTCTGATGCAATAGATTTTGTAATTGTAAGTGTTCGAAAAGGAGAGAATTGGGGACAATTTATTTTCCCTAAAAAAACTTTACTAGAAAAAGGTATTTTTTCAACAGAAAAGAAAGAAGGAATTAGAGCAACACGCGTTTATCCATCTTGGGACGAAACGACAAGCAAACAAGCTCAAAAAACACAAAAATGGCAATTGGATCACTTTTTTGATTTTAGAAATGAAGTTGATTTCGATAGACTAAAAAAAATATTCGCATAAAAAAAGGCAGTCTTAAAATGACTGCCTTTCTTTTTTATCCTAAATCAGAGATTATTATTTTTTGATAATCTTATCTTTAAAAATTACTTTGTTATTTTCGGTAACTGTGTAAATATAAAATCCAGAAACTAAATTATGAACAGACATTACCGCTGTACTGATTTCAGATTCGTTTGTAACATTAATTGGACTTCCAATTACGTGTCCGTTAATATCGTAAAGTTTGATTTTTAAATCTCTTCCTTGTGTCGTTGGCACATCAAAATTAACAACATCTGTTGCAGGATTTGGATAAGCACGCACGACATATTTGTTTTTACCTCCAAAATCAGGAACAGCCAGAACATCTTGTTTCAATTCAAAACGCGCAATTACAGGTCCGTGATCTGACGTTGTTGTGGTATAACTTGCAATATCATTACGAGGATCATAAACCGCAGTTGAATTTGCAATATAATCGTCTAACAATTCATTAGAAATTGTAATGTGATCTAAGAATCCGCCTGAACTTAAGAAACTGTAAGCACCAGCTTGGCTGATTTCTAAAGTAAGGGCTTTGTAATTATTAGTATCATTTACAAAAGCTTCATAAGAAGAAGGTTGTCCGGCAATTACAGAAGCTTTTACATCGTCATTATAATCTCCTAAAAGAATAATATTTGAGTTTGCATAATGTGCATCTAAACTGTCTTTAAGAACTTGTGTATCGTATTTACGCATGTTATAACGAGAAATATCTGTTCCGCTGTTGGCACGTGCGTGAAGATCAATTAACTGAATTTCATTTTTAACTCCATTAAGATTCGTTTCTAAAGTTACCATATAAGGCAAACGTCCAGATGAGAAGAAACTGCTGTTTGTACCTCCAGGATAATTCGCAAGCGTTTTTGTTCCAGCGCGCAACTCATCATAAAAACCTTTAAACATTACTCGAGTTTTCTTTAATGTTGTTGTTTTTGTATTATAAAGAACAACTAATTTTTGTGGTGGAAAAGTTGGATCTGAAGTTGGATCCCAAGAATACGACCAAGAAGTTGAAACCGTTTTTTCGAACGTTTTTCCGTTTACGTTTATTTTCGTAATTAAAGCATCAATCTGAGCATCGCTAGAAACCTCTTGAACAACATAAACATCTGCGTCTAATTTATTCATCACCTTAGCTACGTTTTCTAACTGTAATGTTTTGTCGGCTGGACCGTAAGCTGCTGTTGGCGCACCAAAGAATTCTAAATTATAAGTAACAACATCAAAAGTATCTGCTTTTGGTAAAGAAGAACCTGTTAGTGAACCAATTTGTTTACTTAAAGAAGTTCCTGTCACGGTAAGTGTTCCAGCAATTTTTAATTCTTTTGTAGTTGGAATAAATCTTGCATAAAGAGTTGTTCCTGCTGCAGCGTTTGCAGACGAAATTAGTATACTTGAAGCAAAAGAAATATTATCTAATGATAGTTGATATGAAGCTGGAGCTGTTAATGTTAAATCTCCGTAACCATCTGCTTTAAAAGCAAAAGATTGGCTTGTAGAAACTGTATTCTGAGCTACATCGCCAAAATCTAAAACAGGATTTGAAGCCACGTAACCCGATTCGTTGGTAATGGCAAAATCGTCAAAAGACCATTCAGAAGCATTATTAGTTCCGCCAGCTGTAGTTTCGTAAACCCAAGCCAAATAAGTATGATCTGTTTTATAATTTCCTAAATTGATAAACTCAGATTTCACATAACTTCCTGTAACCGTTGGGAAATTTCCATCAATTTCTGTCCAAGTTGCTAAAGCAGGATCACTTACACCATCATAATTTGTAGAAACCATTAATTTTAAAGATGGTCCAGCATAAAATTTACGAGAATAGAAAGACAATAATGGGAATTGCCCAAAGCTGTCTAAACGCATTTTTGGAGAAATCAACCAATCTTTACTTGGTACATTCGTATCTGAGAAACCATTTACAAGAACTGCACCAGTTCCTGAATTTACATTTCGTGTTACATTTGTGTATGTCCATTTATTTAAAGGTCCAGAAACATTATATTGTGTCCATCCGCTGTTTGAAAGCACATTTGGATCGTCAAAATTTTGAATGTAAGGATTGGTTCCAATTCCAGAAACAGCAACCGTTTTACTTAAAGCACCAGTTGTTTCTTGAGTTATTGTTCCTGATAAAATACCAGCAGCACTTGGCTTAAAACGTACATATACTGTTGGAGTTGCATTTGAAGCAAAATCTACAGCATCATAAGAAACAGAAGACTGAAAAGTATTATTATCTTTTGAAACTGTATAATTAGCCGTTGCTGTTACAATTACTGGAGCATTAATATTTGTTCCTTTAATTTGATAATTTAAACTAGCCGAATCTAAATTTTGTTCTACACTTCCAAAGTTAAGCGTTGCACTCGTAGTTCTTATAGATGGTATTAAAATACTTGCCGTTGTTACATCTAATTTATTAACTGTCGCTTGAAGATTTTCAGAAGCATCTTTAGAAACAGAATAAACTGTATAAGCTGTATTTAAAGTTAAACCTGTAAAGATTTTAGAATATTCTAAAGATTTATCTGCAATATTCAGAGATCCAGACTGTAAAGCCACAGCTCCAGTTGCATCTAAACCAGCTTTTACTTGCGCCACAGTTGGTTGTGCGCTTCCAGAAGCAGTTAAAACGAAATAGGTTTTACCTGTTTCATTTAATTTACTAACAAAGTCAAAACCATCAGATAAAACTTCAGCAATTTTCGGATAACCAGATTCGTTAACTGGAGGAGTTGTATCT encodes the following:
- a CDS encoding MepB family protein produces the protein MDFTISEINSKSISKDLFNAKEVVFDKASLELANLQKEDESDEYSAFRFSLNNKKICYREAKITPTKTGQFVTLWKRNKTGIIEPFDFSDAIDFVIVSVRKGENWGQFIFPKKTLLEKGIFSTEKKEGIRATRVYPSWDETTSKQAQKTQKWQLDHFFDFRNEVDFDRLKKIFA
- a CDS encoding T9SS type A sorting domain-containing protein, with product MKKLYFSRQLLAFLCLIGCFSGNIFAQGTMPEVQTLPYSQNFTGLLATATALPVGFRGWTASTSPSASFNTSATPGADRQLNASSTAATTSGNFHNYDGKIGFLNSSSLDLTIALAFSTTGQTAVQVQYDAMTIRNPYGLPGSPVSSRINELVLQYRVGTTAAFTSIAETVYSNTVDQQITAITTPQNLKTIKITLPADCDNQQVVQIRWISRQDSGAGSRPSFAIDNIKVGGDTTPPVNESGYPKIAEVLSDGFDFVSKLNETGKTYFVLTASGSAQPTVAQVKAGLDATGAVALQSGSLNIADKSLEYSKIFTGLTLNTAYTVYSVSKDASENLQATVNKLDVTTASILIPSIRTTSATLNFGSVEQNLDSASLNYQIKGTNINAPVIVTATANYTVSKDNNTFQSSVSYDAVDFASNATPTVYVRFKPSAAGILSGTITQETTGALSKTVAVSGIGTNPYIQNFDDPNVLSNSGWTQYNVSGPLNKWTYTNVTRNVNSGTGAVLVNGFSDTNVPSKDWLISPKMRLDSFGQFPLLSFYSRKFYAGPSLKLMVSTNYDGVSDPALATWTEIDGNFPTVTGSYVKSEFINLGNYKTDHTYLAWVYETTAGGTNNASEWSFDDFAITNESGYVASNPVLDFGDVAQNTVSTSQSFAFKADGYGDLTLTAPASYQLSLDNISFASSILISSANAAAGTTLYARFIPTTKELKIAGTLTVTGTSLSKQIGSLTGSSLPKADTFDVVTYNLEFFGAPTAAYGPADKTLQLENVAKVMNKLDADVYVVQEVSSDAQIDALITKINVNGKTFEKTVSTSWSYSWDPTSDPTFPPQKLVVLYNTKTTTLKKTRVMFKGFYDELRAGTKTLANYPGGTNSSFFSSGRLPYMVTLETNLNGVKNEIQLIDLHARANSGTDISRYNMRKYDTQVLKDSLDAHYANSNIILLGDYNDDVKASVIAGQPSSYEAFVNDTNNYKALTLEISQAGAYSFLSSGGFLDHITISNELLDDYIANSTAVYDPRNDIASYTTTTSDHGPVIARFELKQDVLAVPDFGGKNKYVVRAYPNPATDVVNFDVPTTQGRDLKIKLYDINGHVIGSPINVTNESEISTAVMSVHNLVSGFYIYTVTENNKVIFKDKIIKK